Proteins co-encoded in one Metabacillus sp. KUDC1714 genomic window:
- a CDS encoding cupin domain-containing protein produces MSKIGQWEYAEPGVRRKVFQPGTGLMMMEVQFEKGAEGYEHSHIHEQMSYCIKGKIAFRIAGKETIISEGETIYIPSNAKHGVTALEESTLLDTFTPIREDLLK; encoded by the coding sequence ATGAGTAAAATTGGACAATGGGAATATGCCGAGCCTGGTGTGAGGCGTAAGGTTTTCCAACCAGGGACTGGCTTAATGATGATGGAGGTACAATTTGAGAAAGGTGCAGAAGGCTATGAGCATAGCCATATTCATGAACAAATGAGTTATTGTATAAAAGGGAAAATCGCCTTTCGGATTGCCGGGAAAGAAACAATTATTTCCGAAGGAGAAACCATTTATATCCCAAGTAATGCAAAACATGGTGTCACTGCACTAGAAGAATCAACCCTCCTCGATACCTTTACACCTATTCGTGAAGATCTGCTGAAATAA
- a CDS encoding HAMP domain-containing sensor histidine kinase, giving the protein MERLKRFEAWVTNSMLNRNKSKTPLLYYWTRRYLVTLVIGLIIIAVVSILWIRHNTIESKLELTKLVAQELSDRAVDETGSIMVSPKLPFILEDREKFLNNREPLHFYIKTIDGNLLSPGSRGMGPEKTKEDQHKDLVELMEIPEELTVEKISSNQYRTAYAVLSPIVYDEEIIGAVIIIQPIADLTNINTEEYQLLALLLIGLAVLGWFVIYSLSRKLARPVEEVANAAGELMRGNYEIELNEDVQEKELHQLVISFKEMTNRLKQLEALRSELLAGVTHELKTPITSVSALIQAVKDNVVSDDKKQQFLQMSLNESNKLQKMVEDLLDFNSFSAGSIKVNPEKMDICRVVKEIIYQWEIVYQPQVEHINLKFTTHEDQLFAIADHVRLQQILVNLLNNSLHAVKRREHGEISVELFRDGQFITMDVKDNGYGIIEQEQPFIFERFYRGENKKHVERGLGLGLPFSLLLAKAQGGDMYLKKSIGEQTIFSLQLPVASN; this is encoded by the coding sequence ATGGAGAGATTAAAACGCTTCGAGGCTTGGGTTACCAATTCTATGTTAAATAGAAATAAGTCAAAAACGCCATTATTATATTATTGGACAAGACGTTATTTAGTTACACTTGTGATTGGACTCATCATTATCGCGGTTGTATCGATACTTTGGATTAGACATAACACGATTGAGAGTAAACTAGAATTAACTAAATTAGTTGCTCAAGAGCTATCAGATCGTGCAGTAGATGAGACAGGAAGTATTATGGTAAGTCCGAAGCTTCCATTTATTTTAGAGGATCGAGAGAAATTTCTTAATAATCGTGAGCCATTACATTTCTATATTAAAACAATCGATGGCAATCTCCTGTCACCAGGTTCAAGAGGTATGGGACCTGAAAAAACAAAAGAAGACCAACATAAGGATCTAGTTGAGTTAATGGAAATACCTGAGGAATTAACGGTTGAAAAAATCTCTTCAAACCAATACCGCACGGCTTATGCTGTTCTTTCACCAATTGTTTATGATGAAGAGATCATTGGGGCTGTTATTATCATTCAACCCATTGCAGATTTAACAAATATAAACACAGAGGAATATCAGTTATTAGCTTTACTGCTTATCGGGTTAGCTGTATTAGGCTGGTTCGTCATCTATTCTTTATCAAGAAAATTAGCTAGGCCAGTTGAAGAAGTGGCAAATGCTGCTGGGGAGCTAATGAGAGGGAATTATGAGATTGAACTAAATGAGGATGTACAAGAAAAGGAACTGCATCAGCTTGTAATCTCTTTTAAGGAAATGACAAATCGACTGAAGCAGCTTGAAGCGTTAAGGTCTGAATTATTAGCTGGTGTAACACATGAATTAAAAACACCCATTACATCTGTAAGTGCATTGATTCAAGCAGTAAAAGATAATGTTGTATCAGATGATAAGAAACAACAATTTTTACAGATGTCATTAAATGAATCAAACAAATTACAGAAAATGGTTGAAGACTTATTGGACTTTAATAGTTTTAGTGCAGGATCGATTAAAGTCAATCCAGAAAAAATGGATATATGCCGAGTAGTAAAAGAAATAATCTATCAATGGGAAATCGTTTACCAGCCGCAAGTTGAACATATAAACCTTAAATTTACTACTCATGAGGATCAACTTTTCGCAATAGCTGACCATGTTAGGCTCCAACAAATCTTAGTGAACTTATTAAACAATAGTCTTCACGCAGTTAAAAGAAGAGAGCATGGGGAAATTTCTGTAGAACTTTTCCGGGATGGGCAATTTATTACTATGGACGTAAAGGACAATGGCTATGGAATCATAGAACAAGAACAACCATTTATTTTTGAACGGTTTTATCGTGGTGAGAATAAAAAACATGTTGAAAGAGGACTAGGTTTAGGATTGCCGTTTAGTTTACTTCTAGCAAAGGCTCAAGGCGGAGATATGTATTTGAAGAAAAGTATTGGGGAGCAGACAATTTTTTCACTGCAATTGCCAGTTGCAAGTAATTAA
- a CDS encoding prenyltransferase/squalene oxidase repeat-containing protein has translation MDRKKKELVDHLDKLEDVYRDFFHWLAGQYDPTSGGFYYAKSSSTNRQFAPDIESTAQALNIIIRNNLLKDMPEKMKLAMISFFKGKQDPATGYFFDDHPAMKKDEVMVHRALNYCTSALQYLGSEPLYALPVEAMAAPDYIKSPETYLGKWKSIDLRNSWRGCDLLATSCVYIGQMEENERIPFLKEAVSFLESIQDPKTGLWGEGSLYVRISGTFKLHTFYSSFQIPMPKTDRIYQSILHCLRTEEAGDMCYIRNPIDLLSYANLQIPHGELKEIIDITIKNMRKLKRPDGGFSREIETSPPAPNVAQIKAGEVYPDMPEPVVLSKGLYEGDMNASTQTTLIRQQLYKMVGIPIVPLKESLDFFKLYFNE, from the coding sequence ATGGACAGAAAGAAAAAAGAATTGGTAGACCACTTGGATAAATTGGAAGATGTATACAGAGACTTTTTTCACTGGTTAGCAGGTCAGTATGATCCAACGTCAGGAGGATTTTACTATGCTAAGAGTTCATCTACCAATAGACAATTTGCTCCAGATATTGAATCGACTGCACAAGCCTTGAATATAATCATTCGAAATAATTTGCTTAAGGACATGCCAGAAAAAATGAAACTAGCAATGATCAGTTTTTTCAAGGGGAAACAGGATCCGGCTACAGGTTATTTTTTCGATGATCATCCGGCGATGAAAAAAGATGAAGTGATGGTGCACAGAGCACTTAATTATTGTACGAGTGCACTTCAATATTTAGGAAGTGAGCCACTTTATGCACTTCCTGTGGAGGCAATGGCAGCACCTGATTATATAAAATCACCCGAAACCTACTTGGGAAAATGGAAAAGCATTGATTTACGAAATAGTTGGAGAGGTTGTGATTTGCTAGCAACCTCATGTGTATACATTGGACAAATGGAAGAAAATGAAAGAATACCATTTTTAAAGGAAGCAGTAAGTTTCCTAGAAAGTATTCAAGATCCAAAAACGGGTTTATGGGGAGAAGGCAGCTTATATGTAAGAATATCAGGTACATTTAAGCTCCATACCTTTTATAGCAGTTTTCAAATTCCAATGCCAAAAACTGATCGAATCTATCAAAGTATTTTGCACTGTTTGCGTACTGAAGAGGCTGGGGATATGTGTTATATTCGTAATCCTATTGATCTTCTTTCTTATGCAAATCTACAAATTCCACATGGTGAATTAAAGGAAATTATTGATATTACGATTAAAAATATGAGGAAATTAAAACGACCAGACGGTGGGTTTTCTCGGGAAATTGAAACATCACCACCAGCTCCAAATGTAGCTCAAATAAAAGCAGGAGAGGTATATCCAGATATGCCTGAGCCTGTTGTTTTAAGCAAGGGGTTATATGAGGGTGATATGAATGCTAGCACACAAACAACATTGATTCGTCAGCAGCTTTACAAAATGGTAGGAATCCCCATTGTTCCATTAAAAGAATCGTTAGACTTTTTTAAGCTGTACTTTAATGAATAG
- the kdgD gene encoding 5-dehydro-4-deoxyglucarate dehydratase gives MTIERKAPTGILGFPVAPFNNSGKLDEKALERNVQFLIDEELSSIFIACGSGEFHALDKGEYQTMIEVALSVVSGKVPVYTGVGGNISQAIEQVKLSEDLGADGYLILPPYLIEGEQEGIFNYYKAILESSDLNAIVYQRDTAILQVETLQRLIEFPQVVGFKEGHGNMELTVEQTQTIGDRLEWINGMPFAEITMPSYVSLGYNTYSSAISNYIPHISRLYFKSLLEGNYQLVRDLYVDVLLPINRIRKSRKGYAVSLIKAGMEIVGLPVGNTVRPPISQVEKEHYKALEQIIRSAFDKYPVDNKEVSH, from the coding sequence ATGACGATTGAGAGAAAAGCTCCAACAGGTATTTTAGGATTTCCAGTTGCACCCTTTAATAATAGCGGGAAGCTAGATGAAAAGGCGCTTGAAAGAAATGTGCAATTCCTGATAGACGAAGAACTATCATCTATTTTTATTGCTTGCGGATCTGGAGAATTTCACGCATTAGATAAAGGTGAATATCAGACAATGATAGAAGTAGCTCTCTCTGTGGTATCTGGCAAGGTCCCAGTCTATACAGGAGTTGGTGGGAATATTTCTCAAGCTATAGAGCAAGTAAAACTATCTGAAGATTTAGGTGCTGATGGATACTTAATTCTTCCCCCATACTTAATAGAAGGTGAACAAGAGGGCATTTTTAATTATTATAAGGCCATCCTTGAGAGTAGTGATTTAAATGCTATTGTTTATCAACGAGATACGGCTATTTTACAAGTAGAAACACTTCAAAGATTAATAGAATTTCCTCAAGTTGTCGGGTTTAAAGAAGGACATGGAAATATGGAATTAACTGTAGAACAAACGCAAACAATCGGAGATCGCTTAGAATGGATCAATGGAATGCCATTTGCGGAAATTACAATGCCAAGCTATGTTTCTTTAGGCTATAACACGTATTCATCAGCGATTTCAAACTATATCCCACATATTTCTCGGTTGTATTTTAAATCATTACTAGAAGGTAATTATCAATTGGTAAGAGATTTGTATGTTGATGTCCTATTACCAATTAATCGTATTCGTAAATCAAGAAAAGGTTATGCTGTATCACTTATCAAAGCAGGTATGGAAATTGTAGGGCTCCCTGTAGGAAATACAGTTAGACCACCAATCAGTCAAGTTGAGAAAGAGCATTACAAGGCATTAGAGCAAATAATTAGATCAGCCTTTGATAAATATCCTGTGGATAATAAGGAAGTAAGTCATTAA
- a CDS encoding efflux RND transporter periplasmic adaptor subunit, whose translation MKKWIISIVVVVLVIGGGATAYGIFNSKKEAASVPVTETQTAVAELGNVEVKVSGTGSISTINEEIITAEENNAVVEEVLVTVGDTVEEGDDLITFEDDDLDPIEAPFSGEITTLNVEAEDTLSMGTEMIEVTDYSNLQMVVNVDELDIAKVKVGQTAQIDVSALTDSEFTGTVTSVSKEANESESSSVAQYAVNVKINKPTGIKVGMTAEAVITTESKTNVLTVPIEAVQTQDDQYYVRVQSSDVVSTTEQTKEQVQSSSDSSTSEEASTQTQATQKTVEVGLKNEEVAEIISGLSEGEEVVLPTLQSSDDSESGMQDMNMMKGFPGGDMPQGGMGQGGGNRGGNNQ comes from the coding sequence ATGAAAAAATGGATAATAAGCATCGTAGTGGTTGTATTAGTAATTGGTGGCGGGGCAACAGCATATGGAATTTTCAATAGTAAAAAAGAAGCAGCAAGTGTACCTGTGACGGAAACACAAACTGCAGTGGCTGAATTAGGAAATGTTGAGGTGAAAGTTAGTGGTACTGGAAGTATTTCAACAATAAATGAAGAGATCATCACGGCGGAAGAAAATAACGCTGTTGTTGAAGAGGTATTAGTTACAGTTGGTGATACAGTTGAAGAGGGTGATGACTTAATCACGTTTGAAGATGATGATCTAGATCCAATTGAAGCTCCATTCTCTGGAGAAATCACGACGTTAAATGTGGAAGCAGAAGATACACTTTCGATGGGTACGGAAATGATAGAAGTAACTGATTATAGCAATCTACAAATGGTTGTAAACGTGGATGAACTAGATATCGCTAAGGTGAAAGTGGGACAAACCGCACAAATCGATGTTAGTGCACTTACGGACTCAGAGTTCACTGGGACAGTTACAAGCGTGTCGAAAGAAGCTAATGAATCAGAAAGCAGCAGTGTTGCACAATATGCAGTAAATGTAAAAATCAATAAACCAACTGGTATTAAAGTTGGAATGACAGCAGAGGCCGTGATTACAACAGAAAGTAAAACAAATGTCTTAACTGTTCCAATTGAAGCTGTTCAAACACAAGATGATCAATATTATGTGCGTGTACAGTCATCTGATGTAGTAAGTACAACAGAACAAACAAAGGAACAAGTACAATCAAGTTCTGATTCTAGTACGAGTGAAGAAGCAAGTACTCAAACACAAGCAACTCAAAAAACAGTTGAGGTTGGTCTGAAAAATGAAGAAGTGGCTGAAATTATTAGTGGATTAAGTGAAGGGGAAGAAGTTGTTCTGCCAACACTTCAATCAAGTGATGATTCTGAAAGTGGTATGCAAGATATGAATATGATGAAAGGCTTTCCTGGTGGTGATATGCCTCAAGGCGGCATGGGACAAGGCGGCGGTAATAGAGGAGGCAACAATCAATGA
- the gucD gene encoding alpha-ketoglutaric semialdehyde dehydrogenase GucD: MAVETKVNTYLNYINGQWVASSSGNIGESNNPANTNDIVGFVQNSTREELDQAVLSAKSAQKKWRALTGNERGAYLYKTADILESRLEEIAKTMTREMGKTLPEAKGETARGVAILRYYAGEGMRKVGDVIPSTDPKAIMFTSRVPLGVVGVISPWNFPVAIPIWKMAPALIYGNSVVIKPAQETAVTCAKVIECFADALIPAGVLNMVTGSGSVIGQGLVDHPDVNGITFTGSNEVGKRVGQGALARGAKYQLEMGGKNPVIVTADADLDLAVEGTISGAFRSSGQKCTATSRVIIASEVYEQFKTKLLKKVKEITIGDGLEEGIWMGPVANENQLHTVLSYIEKGKQDGATLLAGGNRLNGASYDHGYFVEPTIFDKVKSDMSIAQEEIFGPFIALIKVDSIEEAITIANDVKFGLSASIYTSNIQNMLSFIDEVDAGLVRVNAESAGVELQAPFGGMKQSSSHSREQGEAAKEFFTAIKTVFVK; the protein is encoded by the coding sequence ATGGCAGTAGAAACAAAGGTAAACACATATTTAAATTATATTAATGGTCAGTGGGTTGCTTCATCAAGTGGTAATATTGGTGAAAGTAATAATCCTGCAAATACAAACGATATCGTAGGCTTCGTGCAAAATTCTACAAGAGAAGAACTTGATCAAGCTGTATTATCTGCTAAAAGTGCACAAAAAAAGTGGCGAGCATTAACTGGAAATGAGCGGGGGGCATATTTATACAAAACTGCTGACATTTTAGAAAGCAGACTAGAGGAAATTGCAAAAACTATGACACGTGAAATGGGGAAAACATTACCAGAGGCTAAAGGAGAAACAGCAAGAGGAGTTGCAATTCTTCGCTATTATGCAGGTGAAGGGATGCGTAAAGTTGGAGATGTTATACCATCAACAGATCCAAAAGCGATAATGTTTACAAGTAGAGTTCCTTTAGGTGTTGTAGGAGTTATTTCGCCTTGGAATTTTCCAGTAGCTATTCCTATTTGGAAAATGGCACCAGCACTAATTTACGGTAATTCAGTTGTTATTAAGCCAGCACAAGAAACAGCTGTTACATGTGCTAAGGTGATTGAATGCTTTGCAGACGCTTTGATACCTGCTGGTGTTCTAAATATGGTAACAGGTTCTGGCTCTGTTATTGGCCAAGGGTTGGTCGATCACCCGGACGTAAATGGAATTACGTTTACTGGCTCAAATGAAGTTGGGAAACGAGTGGGCCAAGGTGCTTTAGCAAGGGGAGCAAAATATCAGCTTGAGATGGGTGGAAAAAATCCTGTTATTGTGACAGCTGATGCAGATTTAGATTTAGCAGTGGAAGGTACAATTAGTGGGGCATTTCGTTCATCAGGTCAAAAATGTACAGCGACTAGTCGTGTCATTATTGCTAGTGAAGTATATGAACAATTCAAAACAAAACTACTAAAAAAAGTGAAAGAAATTACGATTGGTGATGGGCTAGAAGAAGGCATCTGGATGGGGCCAGTGGCCAATGAAAATCAGCTTCATACAGTGCTCTCCTACATAGAGAAAGGAAAACAAGATGGTGCAACACTTCTTGCAGGTGGAAACAGATTAAACGGAGCTTCGTATGATCATGGATATTTTGTGGAACCAACAATTTTCGATAAGGTAAAATCAGACATGAGTATTGCCCAAGAAGAAATATTTGGTCCGTTTATTGCGTTAATCAAAGTGGATTCAATAGAAGAAGCGATAACAATTGCAAATGATGTGAAATTTGGATTAAGTGCCTCAATTTACACGAGTAATATTCAGAATATGCTGTCATTCATTGATGAGGTGGATGCTGGGCTTGTCCGTGTCAATGCAGAAAGTGCTGGAGTTGAACTGCAAGCACCATTTGGAGGAATGAAGCAGTCAAGCTCACATTCACGTGAGCAAGGAGAAGCCGCGAAGGAATTTTTCACAGCTATTAAAACTGTTTTTGTAAAGTAA
- a CDS encoding ABC transporter ATP-binding protein: MIEEQRIVEIRNVSKYYTLGGETVKALDDVTFSVNKGDFIAIIGPSGSGKSTLMNMIGCLDVPDSGEYHLDGKNVFSLKQRQLADVRNQKIGFIFQSFNLLSKQSAYENVELPLIYRGLNGNSRKEVAMSALEKVGLADRAGHRPTELSGGQQQRVAIARALAGNPPILLADEPTGALDSKTGIEVMNLIKDLNNQGHTIILITHDLEIAKQAKRVIRIQDGKISERREALVH, from the coding sequence ATGATTGAAGAACAACGAATAGTCGAAATCCGAAATGTAAGCAAGTATTATACACTTGGCGGTGAAACGGTAAAAGCGTTAGATGATGTTACTTTTTCTGTCAATAAAGGGGATTTCATCGCGATTATCGGTCCATCAGGTTCTGGTAAATCGACACTCATGAACATGATAGGCTGCCTCGATGTTCCTGACTCAGGCGAATACCACCTAGACGGGAAAAATGTTTTTTCACTTAAGCAAAGGCAATTAGCAGATGTACGGAATCAGAAAATCGGGTTTATCTTTCAATCGTTTAATCTATTATCGAAGCAATCCGCCTATGAAAATGTTGAACTTCCGCTTATTTACCGAGGTTTAAATGGTAATAGTCGAAAAGAAGTTGCTATGAGTGCATTAGAAAAGGTTGGTTTGGCTGATCGTGCTGGACACCGGCCAACTGAATTATCTGGAGGACAGCAGCAGCGTGTGGCGATTGCCCGCGCACTTGCTGGAAATCCCCCGATCTTGCTTGCTGATGAACCCACAGGAGCATTAGATAGTAAAACAGGGATAGAAGTTATGAATCTAATAAAAGATTTAAACAACCAAGGGCACACGATCATTTTAATTACACATGATTTAGAAATTGCCAAACAAGCAAAACGTGTCATTCGGATTCAAGATGGGAAAATTTCTGAGCGAAGGGAGGCGTTGGTCCATTGA
- a CDS encoding response regulator transcription factor yields MKTILVVEDEIAISMVLGAYLEKDRYVVHYAYNGIEALQKAEEVKPALILLDVMMPQLDGWGVLEKIREKSSCPVIMITALSDMNQKLQGFDGGADDYITKPFIAEEVLARVSAVLRRSPQLEEADKVKLYGPLKINFLAHQVFLNGVEIQFTPRDLSLFLFLAEHPNQTFTREQLIESVWGYDYEGSDRAVDLAIKRIRKLLSGWDTSDGEIKTLRGLGYQFYVK; encoded by the coding sequence ATGAAAACAATTTTAGTTGTAGAAGATGAAATTGCGATTTCAATGGTGCTTGGTGCATATCTAGAGAAAGACAGATATGTTGTGCATTATGCCTACAATGGTATCGAAGCATTACAAAAGGCTGAGGAAGTAAAGCCCGCGCTTATCTTATTAGATGTTATGATGCCACAACTCGATGGCTGGGGGGTATTAGAAAAAATTCGCGAGAAAAGCTCTTGTCCAGTGATCATGATTACGGCATTGTCAGATATGAATCAAAAATTACAAGGTTTTGACGGTGGTGCAGATGATTACATCACAAAACCATTTATCGCTGAAGAGGTACTTGCCAGAGTAAGTGCCGTTTTAAGAAGATCACCACAGCTTGAAGAAGCAGATAAAGTAAAATTATATGGGCCACTAAAAATTAATTTTCTTGCACATCAGGTTTTCCTAAATGGAGTTGAAATCCAATTTACTCCAAGAGATCTATCTTTATTTCTTTTTTTAGCAGAGCATCCAAACCAAACATTCACAAGAGAGCAGCTAATCGAAAGTGTATGGGGCTATGATTATGAAGGAAGTGATCGGGCGGTAGATCTTGCAATTAAACGGATACGCAAATTATTAAGTGGGTGGGATACATCAGATGGAGAGATTAAAACGCTTCGAGGCTTGGGTTACCAATTCTATGTTAAATAG
- a CDS encoding FadR/GntR family transcriptional regulator — protein sequence MKEVINVEIKSVNRKTLSKQVLDEIIDLLLSGQLKSGDRLPSELELMEMFDVSRSVIREALTSLESMGIVNRKTRNGTFFSEKIGSKPFSMMLALSAGNLPSIIETRLSLELGFVTLAAEKITDKELDQLKQTIDAMSSATSDYTEIDKEFHKIIAHSASNPLLEGVITPLLNLYDRTLEQIPNRHRDSKATIQQHIDIYEALKKRDPIQSSTAMYRHLDYVRKKVLMNLNDM from the coding sequence ATGAAAGAAGTGATAAACGTGGAAATTAAATCAGTCAATCGCAAAACACTTTCTAAACAAGTATTAGATGAAATTATCGATTTATTATTAAGCGGTCAATTAAAATCCGGTGATCGTTTGCCCTCTGAGTTAGAGCTTATGGAAATGTTTGACGTAAGTAGATCGGTTATTCGTGAAGCATTAACTTCATTAGAATCAATGGGGATCGTTAACCGTAAAACTCGTAATGGTACATTCTTCTCAGAAAAGATCGGCAGTAAACCATTCTCAATGATGTTAGCGCTTTCTGCTGGTAATTTACCTTCAATAATTGAAACTAGACTATCACTTGAGTTGGGATTTGTTACATTAGCAGCAGAAAAAATAACAGATAAGGAACTTGATCAATTAAAGCAAACAATTGATGCAATGTCTTCTGCAACAAGTGATTATACAGAAATTGATAAAGAGTTCCATAAGATTATTGCACACAGTGCAAGTAATCCTTTGTTAGAAGGTGTTATTACTCCATTGTTAAATCTGTATGATCGTACCCTAGAGCAAATACCCAATCGCCATAGGGATTCAAAAGCAACAATCCAGCAGCACATTGATATTTATGAGGCATTAAAAAAACGTGATCCTATTCAATCATCAACAGCCATGTATCGCCACCTAGATTATGTTAGAAAGAAAGTTCTTATGAATTTAAACGACATGTAG
- a CDS encoding ABC transporter permease, with the protein MKLGQAIKIAYKNIVTNKLRAFLTMLGIIIGVSAVIALVSLGQGASQSVSEDVSSLGTTMVSVNIQGNSTSEEVVDYDEVMAFEEYSEVEAVSPTVSGTGTVKNGTTSMDSVSISGVTPTYENVQDTTVSSGRFILEIDQENRNKIALLGSNVATELFGFTSPVGNNVKIDGTTYKVVGVLAEQGEELQGSVDDMVLIPFPTAQRFLGQIVINSIDVKMTSEDTVELGMAKIERFLYNQFSGDETSYNVRNQSDVADALTSVTDTMTLLLAGIASISLIVGGIGIMNIMLVSVTERTREIGIRKAIGAKKKDILTQFLIEATVLSSLGGLLGVLIGIGSAEVLAQALDMAVSISWLAVGVAVSFSIIIGVAFGIFPANKAASLSPLAALRH; encoded by the coding sequence TTGAAATTAGGTCAAGCTATAAAAATCGCATATAAGAATATCGTTACGAATAAACTTAGAGCTTTTTTAACAATGCTCGGAATTATCATAGGAGTTTCAGCTGTAATCGCTCTGGTATCACTAGGACAGGGGGCCTCGCAATCTGTATCGGAAGATGTTTCATCATTAGGTACGACAATGGTATCTGTCAATATTCAAGGAAACTCAACAAGTGAAGAAGTCGTAGATTATGACGAAGTAATGGCATTTGAGGAATATTCTGAGGTAGAAGCAGTATCACCAACTGTTTCTGGAACCGGTACAGTTAAAAACGGTACAACAAGTATGGATAGTGTTTCAATTAGCGGGGTAACACCAACCTATGAAAATGTCCAAGATACGACGGTTAGTTCAGGGCGATTTATTTTAGAGATCGATCAAGAAAATCGTAACAAAATAGCCTTGTTAGGTTCCAATGTGGCGACAGAGTTATTTGGTTTTACGAGTCCTGTTGGAAATAATGTCAAAATAGATGGGACAACGTATAAAGTAGTTGGAGTCCTTGCGGAACAAGGTGAAGAATTACAAGGCTCTGTCGATGACATGGTGCTTATCCCTTTTCCAACAGCACAACGTTTTTTAGGCCAAATAGTTATTAACTCAATTGATGTAAAGATGACTTCTGAAGATACTGTAGAACTTGGAATGGCAAAAATTGAACGTTTCCTTTACAACCAATTTAGTGGGGATGAAACAAGCTACAATGTTCGCAATCAATCAGATGTCGCAGATGCTTTAACATCTGTAACAGATACAATGACATTATTACTCGCGGGGATTGCTAGTATTTCACTTATTGTCGGTGGAATTGGAATTATGAATATTATGCTAGTATCTGTAACTGAAAGAACGAGAGAAATCGGAATTCGTAAAGCTATTGGTGCGAAAAAGAAGGATATATTAACACAATTTTTAATTGAGGCAACAGTTTTAAGTAGTCTCGGTGGATTATTAGGTGTCCTAATCGGCATTGGTAGTGCAGAAGTGCTTGCTCAAGCTTTAGACATGGCCGTATCAATCTCTTGGCTAGCTGTTGGAGTTGCCGTGAGTTTCTCAATTATAATTGGAGTTGCCTTTGGAATTTTCCCAGCAAACAAAGCAGCAAGCTTAAGTCCATTAGCGGCATTAAGACATTAA
- a CDS encoding alpha/beta hydrolase, which produces MTYLLWPEGAPFLKAEEQEYSPTITPYLVNRENKHGAIIICPGGGYQHRANHEGEPVAKWLNDLGISAFVLNYRVSPFRHPVPLLDAKRAIRYVRHYAEEWNLDKQKIGILGFSAGGHLAATVSTNNSEENTETSDTIDQESCRPDLAILCYPVISFTQHFHEGSMTNLLGENSTEQLRAFLSNEQNVSTSTPPTFLWHTADDAAVPVENSLLYAQALSKSKIPYELHIFPNGRHGLGLAEDDLIVGKWTDLCQSWLSKQGL; this is translated from the coding sequence ATGACATATTTATTATGGCCAGAAGGTGCACCATTTTTAAAGGCAGAGGAACAGGAATACTCCCCGACAATTACTCCCTACTTAGTTAATCGCGAAAACAAGCATGGTGCAATTATTATTTGTCCAGGTGGTGGCTATCAACATCGTGCCAATCATGAAGGAGAACCTGTTGCAAAATGGCTAAATGATCTTGGCATATCTGCTTTTGTGTTAAACTATCGCGTCTCACCCTTTAGACATCCTGTTCCATTGCTAGATGCCAAGCGTGCAATTCGCTATGTGCGTCACTATGCAGAAGAATGGAATCTTGATAAACAAAAAATTGGAATACTAGGTTTTTCAGCAGGTGGACACCTAGCAGCAACTGTTTCTACCAATAATAGTGAAGAGAACACTGAAACAAGTGATACAATAGACCAAGAAAGCTGCCGACCTGATTTAGCGATCCTTTGTTATCCAGTTATCTCATTTACTCAGCATTTTCATGAAGGCTCAATGACTAACTTATTAGGAGAAAATTCGACTGAACAGCTACGTGCTTTCTTGTCTAATGAACAAAATGTTTCGACTTCTACACCGCCCACATTTTTATGGCATACAGCTGATGATGCAGCGGTTCCTGTTGAAAACAGTCTTCTTTATGCACAAGCTTTAAGTAAATCTAAGATTCCTTATGAGCTGCATATCTTCCCTAATGGACGTCACGGCTTAGGACTTGCTGAGGATGATTTAATTGTTGGGAAATGGACTGACTTATGTCAAAGCTGGCTCTCTAAGCAAGGCTTATAG